A genomic window from Winogradskyella sp. J14-2 includes:
- a CDS encoding GatB/YqeY domain-containing protein, with translation MSLQDNVMSAMKVAMKEKNQTALAALRAVKSEILLAKTASDGSDELSEEQEIKILSKMVKQRKDSATIFQEQGREDLAQPELDQAEVISQFLPEALSEEEIEKVVVMTIDNIGAEGMKDMGKVMGIVSKELAGQADGKTISTIVKAKLA, from the coding sequence ATGAGTTTACAAGATAACGTTATGTCTGCTATGAAGGTAGCAATGAAAGAAAAGAACCAAACAGCATTGGCCGCATTAAGAGCTGTAAAATCTGAAATTTTATTAGCCAAAACAGCCTCTGATGGAAGCGATGAGTTATCGGAAGAACAAGAGATAAAGATTCTTTCTAAAATGGTAAAGCAACGTAAAGACAGTGCAACCATTTTTCAAGAACAAGGACGAGAGGATTTGGCGCAACCAGAATTAGACCAAGCCGAAGTGATCAGTCAATTTTTACCAGAAGCTTTAAGCGAAGAAGAAATTGAGAAAGTTGTTGTAATGACCATAGACAATATTGGTGCAGAAGGCATGAAAGATATGGGTAAGGTTATGGGTATTGTGAGTAAAGAGCTGGCAGGCCAAGCAGATGGAAAAACCATTTCTACGATTGTAAAAGCAAAATTAGCTTAA